A genomic stretch from Marinobacter fonticola includes:
- a CDS encoding paraquat-inducible protein A yields the protein MTPPFAEQLNLRLCHCCRLACPADESAANCPRCGSPLHMRKPNAIARTWALMLAALVFYIPANVLPIMHTDALYRESSTTILGSVVTLWQGGAWDIAAIIFIASVGVPVTKFLVLGLLLITVQRGSLRSRRERTVLYRALELIGYWSMLDVFVAALLVSLVQFGVFGTIEPRLGILFFGLVVVLTMLAAQSFDPRLIWDTEPRNE from the coding sequence ATGACGCCGCCCTTTGCCGAGCAACTCAATCTGCGGCTCTGCCATTGCTGCCGCTTGGCCTGCCCAGCCGATGAATCCGCCGCTAATTGTCCCCGCTGCGGGTCCCCGCTGCACATGCGCAAACCCAATGCGATTGCCCGCACCTGGGCTCTGATGCTGGCGGCGTTGGTTTTCTATATCCCTGCCAACGTGCTGCCAATCATGCATACTGATGCGCTTTACCGAGAGTCGTCCACAACCATACTCGGCAGCGTCGTCACCCTTTGGCAGGGGGGCGCCTGGGATATTGCAGCGATTATTTTTATCGCCAGCGTCGGCGTGCCGGTCACCAAGTTTCTGGTACTGGGGCTGCTGCTGATCACCGTACAAAGGGGCAGTTTGCGGTCTCGCCGGGAACGCACCGTGCTATACCGCGCCCTTGAGCTCATAGGCTACTGGTCTATGCTCGATGTATTCGTCGCCGCCCTACTGGTGTCGCTGGTGCAGTTCGGCGTGTTTGGTACTATCGAACCGCGGCTCGGCATTCTTTTTTTCGGCTTGGTGGTGGTACTCACGATGTTGGCCGCCCAAAGCTTCGATCCACGACTGATATGGGACACAGAACCACGCAATGAGTGA